GCTCGGCAGCGCACACTGACACACAACTCCTCTCCATGCACAACACTCTCATGGACGGATTTGGACGGACGGGCCCAAATCCCTATCTAAAGGAACAAAAACagaacaaaacggacgtccgtttgtgGTCGCACGGTGAAGTTGGCCTCACGGACGGACTTGgacggccgggccgggccgggacCAACCCACTCACGTCCAATCTTTTTTCTACTcaattaaaaagaaagaaaaagcaaAAGAAGCTCACGTAGTACGTCCGGATCCCCGTACAGACAGGTGTTGTCTCATCGCCAAAAGAGCGCATGGAAACTGGTCGGCAGTCCCGTCACGGGTAGATTGCCGGGCGGGTGCGGCCGTGAGTGGAGAAGAAGAAAACTTGATGAATGGTTGGTTCACTTGTGGACAGAATAGAATAGACGTTCGACGGAACGGCCGACAATTTCAACGGCGCGTTTACATCACAAGACGCCGATCGACCGAGGTCGCTTCTTCCGAATCCACCATCGTCAAGAGTGTCAGCTCGGTAGTGAATTCGGCGTCTTTTTGCTGAACCGGGCCACGTTGTCCAAGGGGCAATCTGAACATGGTGCTCTACAGCGTGAGTTTTCCCCTCACTGTTGAGCACCGCATCGCACTGGCTGGAGATCTGACACCACCTCCACGCGCAAGAGGTAGCATGAACACTCGACGCTGTCACGGACGGGGACCTGCAGCCCGTTTCTTGCGCTCGCACACCACCAACCCGATCGCGTCCAGATTCCCGTACAGACAGGTGTTGCCTCACCGCAAAAAGAGCGCGCATGCGAAGCCAAAGCCGAAGGTTTATACTCCAGCGCACTCGCTCGGGACTGGTGTCAGGGGTAGATTACAATTGCTGCTGGTTGATCCACAACGAAACTTGGTGGTCCGTTGGTCCTCCTCACTTGTGATGAGACAGAATAACAAAACACGCGCCAAGGTTGCTCCGCCTGCATCCATCTAGCGCCCAGCGTTAGTTTCCGAGTGTTGATCTTCAGTCCAAGAGCGTCTCAGAAGCTTGCAATTTCCTCAAATTTTTTCACAGACAGACATCCAACCTGGCCGTTCTATACACTGTCATGTCTTCATGAACGCCCTGATCCGTTCGCTCGAATAACGAGATGGGCATAGACTACTATAGTGCACTGTTTCACTTACCACGGCCGCTGTAGGCAGGTGTGCCCAATCGTGCCGGTTCACGCATCACGCATCATATAATGAGGCCCCTTTTGTGGGTGATGACGACCTTTGTGGTTTTATTGGGTTAGGTGGGAGTAGTGTACAAGGGTTGCCAACTAACCGCTCTGCCCCAGCAATGCATGCCCATGCAGGGCGTGCCCGGCCAATCAACTCGGCGCCATATGTTGTCCTGCCAGGTCGCTCGCTGGATCGATCGACTACGAGTACTGTACGTGCTACCTCTAGCTAGCCACCACCACTGGACGCTGGACTGGACCAGGCCTACTTACTACAGTATTCATTCGTGAGATTCTCCGCCTCGCCGTGCCGATCCAACGCTAATTACCACCCCGGCCCTAAAACAACGCTCTGATCCATCGGGTCACCGGCCAATGGCGATCAACCGTGCATGTGCGCTAGCACGTCGCGGTACATCTCTCAGGACTCGAGGACTGCCCCGCCCGTGTTCGTCCAACGACTGCGTGACTTGACCTCAGAGGCCGTGATGGCCTGCCAAGACGTAGTAGCAGTGCTGCTATGACGAAGCGGACGACGCATGAGCTAATTATGGTCACCGGACACGGCGCTCGCTGCACGAGGGTCGATCTCGATCGCTAGCCCGTGAAGCGCGGCTCGTGAGGCGGGATAGAATAGACAGCCCCCTACGCGACCGAGGAAGAGTACAACGGAGTACAGTAACCGTAGCACAGAATCTGGGCacgggatggatggatggatcagcGGTGGTACTGTACGAGACTAGTCCTAATAGTGGGTCGAAGCAAGCCGACAGAGAGGTTAGTAAACCAAGTAAAGGCTTCCTCACATGCATGCCTACCTAATGGTGGGGgaggccggccacctctctctctctctctctctctctctctctctctctctctctctctctctctctctctctctctctctctctctccccgcctTTGTTTTCCCGGGGGCACGGGGCAGTGGTCAAAAATCATAATGGCTTCACACTCACTCCACCACCCAAGTAACGACGAGCCCTACATCACATCTACTCTACGTGCATCATGCGATGCATGGTGGtagtgagtgagtgagagagagatcgGTTGATTAGATAGGGTTCTCACTCACTCACGTCACGAGCCTCTCGCTCTCCACAGGCTCCCATACTCGTGCCAACGGAGGCGCTCTTATATATACCGGGAATCTTCATGGCCTGAGCCTCCCACAAGTCACAAGTCTTACGCTGCTCTGCTCCGCTCTCTCCGTCGCACACACACTATCCTTTCGTGAAAGCTCCCGAGGTACGTTCCATGGTGCCGCGTTGAGCTTTTCCTTTGTGGAATTCTGCACTTTGTTTGTTTAGTATGGTCTGCTGCTGCAGAAAGAACATGGTCGTCTAGCTGCTCCTGCTTGTAGTTGATACTGAGATCTGTCGGTGCATGTGACATTTTCTTCTACTAGTAGTACTTCTTTGGTTGCTTTTCGCTCTTTTTGTCCGGCCATTTGGTGAACCACCGAGCCGCATGATCGTTCTGCATTTCTCCACATATATATGTACTAGCACCTTGCACCTCATTCAGTCTAAAATCTAGAGAGCAGTTGACGATCGTAGTAACAGTTTGCTGTTTAGGCTGTTCTAGTAGCCACTGACTGTTGATTCTCGCAACGGCAGCTCGATCGGCGACTGAAGCGATGGCGTCCTCCCGGCGAGATCTGCTCGTGGCGCTCTGCGTGGCGGCGCTCCTGGCCGTCGGGTCGGAGTCCCACGGGCTGGAGGACTTCGGCAGCGAGGGGAAGACGGAGGCGACGCCCGAGATGGCCTCCTTCTTCGGCGCCAAGCCCGAGGCCGCCGTGCTCCCGGAGGCGCTGGACAACTCCATGGCCGCCAAGCCGGAGGCGGCATCGGCGATGCCCACCACCACCAGCACCAACCCGCGTGCGTCCCCGCCGCGCAGATCCGTGGCCGTCGCGGCCGGCGTGGCCTGCGGCGTCGCGGCCCTGGCGGTGGTCGGcgtggccgtcgccgtcgccttcgtgGTGCGCGCCAGGCGCGGCGAGAGGCGCGAGGCCGAGGTCCATCTCGGCTAAGCCCGCCGGCTTGGTTTCATTAGGGGTTGCTCGTCAATTCATTAGCGTCGTGGTTTGCGTTTAGTTAATTGCGTGTTTAGTTCGATGATGAATGATTTCTTCCGTTCTTCcgctgtttgtgtgtgtgtgatggagacTTGGGGAAGCA
The window above is part of the Triticum aestivum cultivar Chinese Spring chromosome 2A, IWGSC CS RefSeq v2.1, whole genome shotgun sequence genome. Proteins encoded here:
- the LOC123190457 gene encoding uncharacterized protein, whose amino-acid sequence is MASSRRDLLVALCVAALLAVGSESHGLEDFGSEGKTEATPEMASFFGAKPEAAVLPEALDNSMAAKPEAASAMPTTTSTNPRASPPRRSVAVAAGVACGVAALAVVGVAVAVAFVVRARRGERREAEVHLG